The genomic stretch CTCCGTTGGGCGCCTTTGCGTCTCCTTTGGTGGAGTCGCGCGCGAATGGGATTGATCAGACGACCTATGACAATCTTGTGCGGTACACCAAGTATTCCTCTGCTGTGTACCAGTGGTTATGCCCAAAACCTCTTGGGAACAAGCTTATCGACCAGGTCGGTGTCGTTTTTATGATTGAAATGATGATAACTCAGGAAGCTTACATGTAtttttctaattttttttgttaagTTTGATGTTTCTGGTACGCAAGGCTTTGTTGCGCGAGACGACTCCAGGAAGGAGATCGTCATCGCTTTCCGAGGGACCGGAGAACTCAAAGACGCCTTCGTCGGTTCGTGACTCTTTCCTATAGGCTCTCGCACTTCCTAATCATTTACCGCCCTTTCCCCCTTTCACATACAACCAGACCTCCAAATCATAATGAAACCCCTGCAAATAACCGGCCTCACAACGTCCGTCAGCGGCGCGCAAGCACACACAGGCTTCCAGTACGCATACAACGTCGCGGCGTCGACGGTGCTCAAAACCGTCAAAGCGCAGGCTGCAGCGTATCCGACGTATACGATCGTTGTGACGGGCCATTCGCTTGGAGGCGCTGTTGCGGCGCTTGCGGCGGTTTCGATCAAGGCGGCTGTTAATCCTAAGGCGGGGTTGAAGTTGTATACTTATGGTGTGTTAtactttttttggtttttggtttgggGTTTGGGGTTTCTTATTGGGTTtgttttgtgctttgtggATAGGTCAACCGAGGACTGGGAATGCAGCGTTTGCAACTTATGTGGAGAACACGATTGGTGTTAACAATATCTTCCGCGCTGTACACACCTACGGTAAGCATTAACACAATTGACCTGGTTAACCATGTCATCTTTTTTAACTTCtttgttgtttgtttgtttgtttgcaGATGGTGTACCGACTATCTTGTTCAAGGAGCTTGGGTATCGTCACTTTGCTACTGAGTACTGGCAATACCAGGAATCTCGTACGTATATTCATTGTGCCATTAGTAATATTGGCGTTGGCGGCAGAACATCAGTGCTGATATGTTTTACGCTTGTGATTGTAGCTAGCCCGGCGAACGTGAAGAAGTGCAGTGGAGGTGACGATCCGAGCTGCAGTGACTCTATCCGTAAGTAACCTCATCATTGGTTGAAGGTTGTGATTGTGGTCTTAActgttctctttttttttctttgttcagcTTCTACGTTTATCAATCCGGCGCATATTGTGTATTTCGGGCAGGCTATGGCGCTTAACCCGCTGCTGTGCATTTGATTTACTTTGAGTTgattcgattcgattcgattcgGTTCATGACACCGTCAATGTCGAtttcgacgcgacgcgacgcgactcGGACGCGAGATGATGGGAGATGGGAGATGATATGTGATATGATTACGAGCGATATGATTACGACGAGTGGAAAAAAATGTAATTGTAAAAACGACCCAACGGACGGGTGGAcgaatggaatggaatggatggatggatggagggTGCCGGTGATCACTTGATACTAGCACTGTTGTCTTTTGGTGGATGCTcttttttgtgtattttatttgtATTATTGAATCGTCGTTTATGAAAAGCAAcgtttttgatttgatttgatttggatttgacttggatttggatttacGTTTTTGCTTATATGTGCGCAGTGGTTTACCTTGTTAACTTGAatatttcttgattttcttcgAAGTTTGACGTCGACTGTTTGCCCTAGTCCTATGGTTTAAATTCGTGTTCATGTTAATTTCAAAGTGACttgttctatttttggattttaGATGTACTTGGATTGAGCCACTTATTGGTACCGACGGACTTGTCAGGTTCTTGAAAGGAAACGCGAGGAGTTGGTGATAATTCTGTCATACATGGTAGAATTGGAGACTTAGAATGAGAAGTGAAGTggagtcagtcagtcagccGTTTTTGTAGTTGAACGAGATCTTTATTTGGAGTTTTTGTTGGAGATTTGGAGCTTATTCATTTATTCATTTATTCATTTGGCAGTTCTCTTCCGTCAGTATACTACTTGACATTAAACTTTGGATAATTGTATTACAGTCAACATATGGAAATGATATAGACTGTGACGATTATGGAGCTGAGTTAGGGGGAGGGGGTTGCATGCGCGCGAGATGTTCTAGGAAATTACCCCTTCAAATAGAATTGCCACTTCTATAGTATAATATACACATATACACGGTTCATAAATTATGACAATTATAAGTACTATAACACGAGGTGCATCAAGGTTTTCGAGTACTACGAGTACGCGTACGCAGCGTACGCGCACTTTAGGAAACGGAATTCCCAATTTGAGAAAAAATGTCTCACCTCGATCGCGGCGCGTACTGTCTGTTTGGGGAAAATGGGTTACTATATGAGGGAGTGCGCGCATTGACCTGGAAAGCGGACGCAGCTTGCGGCGAAGGGGTCGATTAATTAGAAGCCTCATTGTGTGAATTAGGGGCTATGAGAATGTGGATCGCATGGAAGCGGGTTGCAAAGGGAATGGTTACGGAAATGTTTGCATTGTGAGATGCTCTCGCTCGTTGATTTCGTACATTTTGGCCTCGAGGCGCTTAACGAGATGTCTTCATGGACGAACGAACAAAAGCCTTGAAGCGATCAGTGATTGATGGCGGTGCGCCGGAGGCGCTGCTAGTGTTTTGTTTGATTTAGAGGCTATTATGATATAATTTGATGTTATTTGTACACTGTTCGAATTATTGTGATGCCGAACAAGGCGAGAGTCCGGAATTAAACCCCCTGCGAGGCTCTCCTTGTTCAACCCctttgctttttgcttttctgtCCTGCGATATCCCCTCTTTGCTGTTTTTGCTTTACTTTGAAATCATCTATACCACGAACGAACATCTCATCATCACAATACCGACGCCGCTTTTGATACCGACTctttcactcactcactcactcactgGCACAAGACGATACGAAGATTACTTTTGAACCACTGCGATACCTTTTGACCTACCGAACAACAACTTTGAATAACAACTACTACGAACTTTGAGAGACGGAGATATGTCTGTACATGAACAAGAACCGGGCGTGTTCCAACGCCTGCAGCTCCGAT from Psilocybe cubensis strain MGC-MH-2018 chromosome 2, whole genome shotgun sequence encodes the following:
- a CDS encoding putative feruloyl esterase A yields the protein MLFVPLFVSYLLAAPLGAFASPLVESRANGIDQTTYDNLVRYTKYSSAVYQWLCPKPLGNKLIDQFDVSGTQGFVARDDSRKEIVIAFRGTGELKDAFVDLQIIMKPLQITGLTTSVSGAQAHTGFQYAYNVAASTVLKTVKAQAAAYPTYTIVVTGHSLGGAVAALAAVSIKAAVNPKAGLKLYTYGQPRTGNAAFATYVENTIGVNNIFRAVHTYDGVPTILFKELGYRHFATEYWQYQESPSPANVKKCSGGDDPSCSDSIPSTFINPAHIVYFGQAMALNPLLCI